The DNA sequence GAGGCTCTTGCACCTTCTGTGTATCCCAGCTGCTCTTACCTTTACACTCCCAGTCCCTTGCAAATTGACACTTTCACACTGCTTTTTACTCACTCAGGATTGTACAagctgatgatttaaaaaaaaaaaaaaaaaagcacaatgatTGCATTTCAGGATATGgacaacatttgttttgctttttgtagGAATGTGCACCAACTGGTTCTGGGTTCACCTGTACCGTAACACCAGCAAATTGTCTTACCCTCCTGTTTTGAAAATTGTGTAACTGTTCTTTCAGAATACCTGTGCCATGTGTATGTAAGAAACGACAATCTGAGTGCTGTGGTGATCGCGGATACTGAATACCCACAGAGAGTCTGTTTCACATTGCTAGACAAGGTTTGtgtacaaacatgtaaatagaGATGCATGATTATTGCACTTTGCGGTCATCTTCGATAACAACtttgctgtctgttttgttAGGTATTAGAGGAGTTCTCCAGACAAGTCGACAGTATAGATTGGCCCTCTGGTAATCCTGAAACCATAAACTACAAAGCCCTGGATATTCACCTCTCTAAATACCAGgtcagtttttaatttgctcATCAGGAATTATGCCAAAAGAAACCTGGAATGTTTACTCAAGTATATTGAGTTTGTGGGTGATCAAGGAATGAGTTTCTGAAATCATGCCAAATCAGTATGCAGTAGCATTGTATCtgatgtgctgtttttgttgttgttgttcccaGAACCCCAGGGAAGCAGATGCAATGACCAAAGTGCAGGCAGAGCTGGATGAGACGAAGATCATTTTGGTAAATAACCTGCATAAACTGAGACCCAGCATTTTAATCGAGgatgaaataaatgcacatttgaAGATCTTTTTAGGCGGGGAAAATAATCTACGGACCAAAGTCTAGATATGAGTAGGGCTGTGTTTAATACATTGTCtgattcaaatcatttttgatctctctgtgtctgtctgtgtttgattatCACGCACATTCATGTGCACCTCGTAAACATAAAATTTAATGAATCTGTCTCCATAGGCAGATTTTTAACCTCAAATCTCTGAAACCGTTTATTAAATTCTTAAATTGGGCttttaaatgcctgaaatagtatgtaatatttacatattCCTTGTCAAGTCAAAATCTTTATACTTCATACTTTTTCATAGAGAAATGTTATGTTTCTGTAGCACAACACCATGGAAAGtctgttggagagaggagaaaaactgGATGATCTTGTGCAAAAATCAGAGCACCTTGGAAACCAGTCGAAAGCCTTCTACAAGACCGTAAGTACTTAAGACTCTCCTTCTGAACACATGACTGAAAAGTtaaactgctgctcactgtttcTGATGCCTGACTTTGCGCACGTTAAACCCTGCAGGCACGGAAACAGAACTCATGCTGTGAAATCATGTGATGCCGCCGCCTCGTCCTTGTGGACAcgcctctctctgcctttctgcTTTTCCTACAACTCCCATCATGCACCTGCCACCAGCTCTCAACACAAAAGACAGGACGGACGCCGTCTAATCCAGGATGGGGCGCCGGGATAAGAGCGAGAAATGGTGGAAGGTGGCGGCCCGTCGGAGCGTGATCTGTCTGGATTGTGGCTGATGGGGGCTGCAGGAGTGATGGGGTTTGGTCGGGGGAAGAAGTAACACTCAAATTATTTTTAACCTTTCAAACGGTAAACATCTGTGTGGTGTTTCAATACCAGCTGAGGACATAATAGTGTGATGTGTAGTGGTGATGTATTGTTGAAACGTCTTCAAACCATTTAATGTTATTCAGATTCAGTCCGATCTTAACAGTTTGATTTCAAAGAGTATTAACAACAGATGTGCTTCTGCTTTAAGGCAACTCTGACAATCTCCCAGTCTTATCTTGTGTATTCATAAAGTACGTCACGGTAAGGGTTCAACTGTTCTCATTGCTGTCCACTAGGTGGCGTGCTTATTTACTTAAACGTTCCCATGAGCCTCAAAACCAAGGTCGATCTAAAAACTACTGTGAGCCAAGACAGCAAGTGGCTGATCAAAGTCTcactgaattttattttgaaacgcGTTCGCTCGACTGGAATAAATTACCAgacttctttgctttttttctgtctcatagTGTTAAATGAAATCTTAAAACATTCCTGCTTTGACTGAGTGTGTTATTGATTGATGTTGCATCTTAAAGCtgatgagaaaatgagagaatagGTCTTCTTCATAGATGCAGCCTTATTGCTGCGTGGCTGACATGTGACTCCTCCCTGTCCTGTTTAAACATTATGTTGTCTCATGAGAAGGATTCTCCATTTACTTGGTGTACTGTAGACACACTTTTCACTCTGATAGCGAGCACACAGGACACTTAAACAGGTTGTTACAGTTGCAAAGCCCACAGGGCTCGCCTGTACCTCTCAAACCTGGGATCACTGATATCATCTGTTGTAAGTGCAGTGATTCTGGGAATCCTCTGGTGTTGTTGCAGCCCCTGGCCCAGAGTTCCTCCTGAAACGAGTGTAAAGCGACTGATTTCAAATCGCAGTCTTATTTTAAGACACTCCACagctgacttttctttttttttttttttttggactgtcaGCACTGTTTGTATTTAGTCTGACTGGTAGAGTTTTCTTTCTTCAGGAGCTTCTGATCAGTTTAAGATAAATGCCTTGGGTTGTGTATTTTAGATGTTTCTCTGCTAGCTTTCAGCTGTATGCGTGTATGGTTTGCCGATATACAACATCTGCAGGCTGCATTGATGTtgagtgcctgtgtgtgaggactgtagtgtgtttgtgtgtgtgatctgaatTGCTCTTTCTGCTTTTACAGTGTAAACTTTTGTGCAATATCTCTGCAGACTGTTGGTGTTTGTCCTTCTCTAACAAGGAGAGAACAAATGGAACTATTTCTCACTAAGGACATTAAATTGACCTTTGTATTTGCTATTCTTACAACTGATTTCCATGTGAAGCGTGCCCAGGGTTGTTTCTGATGTAATTGTTCAGATTCTGCTTTTCAAAATTTCCAATTAATGTGCTGAATTTGAAAAACTTTGCTGTAGCTCTTTGCAGGTCATGTGTTGCTGACCAGTGTGTTAATCAGTCTGCATTAAACATTTCGATCCAGATGTGAGTTGCACATTCAAAACTTCAGATAATAAACTgttcttttctgtctgtattaacatttttgttcaaACACTGATTGTGTACAGAACGTGTAATCTTGCTCAGATAAACACTAACAATGGCGTCTAGTGTGCTGGTGATATTTTCAGATAAACCAAACGGAAACTGATATTTCCAAGGTGGCGGTCAGGTCTGAGAAGAGGAAGAGTCTGAAAGTCAACAGGCCTGTGTTTTATATACTTCAGTCAGCAAACAGGGTGTGGTGATATCCTCCCTTCAACCTTCAGGTGTTTTTGGAAATTCTCATTCTTTATAGGAATTCATAAAGGATCAATTGGGTGGATTTAGGACAACGAATAAATTGGGCGTTAAAATTATATTGCAATAGTTTTAGGCTAAACTGCAATACacagtatacatttttaaatctcctgGAATGAGTATTGGTGCTTTCATTGATGAGATTTTGATACAttatcagtaatgtggatataatgacttaagtggggagagggaagtcttAGAGCAAGTAGAGCAATCTTAAGTTTATACAACTACTTaaagcctttaaaaccagaaagTACAATACCTATGCCATCTCATAATATCCTAACTCTAGGCGATGGTATGTGATCTTAcattaagataataataatacatttcatttagatAATGTTTTTCAAGATACTAAATATAGTATAATGCTGATATATTACCCAGCCCTACTGGAAATGAGCACAAACCTGAGGTGGCATTAGCAAGAAGGCCTTTTCATCCATTGTTAGCCATGTGTAAACATAAAGCAGTCACGGTCAGAAATcaatatttgcctttttttttatacactaaAAACTAGAATTTAGACAACTTACATCAACATTTTAGCTCCTAACCCTCCTCCAATCTAAACACCCAGGGGGCTAACACAACATGTCCTTATGGCGTAAGAACAAGTAAAACTGCAGtatgcagtgatggaatgtaactaccTACATTTATGGAAgaattgtacttaagtgcaattttgagtatttccattttctgtctaCACAGTCTACACAGTCTTACTCCACTGCACTTTTGAGGTAAATATAGTACTTGTTTTATTCACTACATTAACTTAAGATGCTACTTACATATACTGTTAaatttctgatttaaaaaaaaaaaacactgataattaCATTATACAATATCTACCTACAAGTTCATAATTTACTTGCACTTTTGATCCTCAAGCAAGCACGTTCGATATCGAATAGTACGACTTCAAAAGGAGGACGTGAATGCAGCACGAGAGGCGAGTCTCCGCTGaggtgagcagagaggagcagagaggatcCTGAGCTGAGGAGGTGAGGCTGCACAGCCTCGAACATGTGGAAAGAGGTGAAGAACAGGAGCAGGacggtcagcagcagcagctcgaaCAGCTCGAAGGTAAGAACAGGCAGACACTGTTTCTGTCCAAGAacctgccaaaaaaacaaaaacaagcctcTGTCTTTCCCGCGGTACGTGACGGGGAAGAAGTACAACTGGCTGATGTGTTTAcgggcttctctctctcagggtTTCATTCAAGGTTTTTAAGCTGCACCGGAAGTTGTTGCGAAAACCTGCTGCGGCAACAAGTGTCGACtggaaatatgttgtttacttttacattttcttatctAGAGCAGTTCTcttatctctgctgctgcccGGAGCGCTAAGCTCTGATTTTCTACACTGTCGGACTCCCTGTAGAAAAGTTTGTAGCTGGTCGAGCATTTCTCTTTATTCCGCTGTGAAATCCAAACTGTTGTTACTGTGAGTGATTCTTGTTTTAACGTGCTGAACAGAAGCAGTAACCGGGCTGTGGCTGTGGTggtgtcctgtcctgtcctgtcagTGCTCTCTGctctactgtttttttgttgggtttttttttgtcttcttaaaCAAGaatgttttgctgcattttcagATGGCTGAGCCACATCTCCTTACAGGGCAGCCTTTACACACAGTTCAACAGAGGAATGGTGAgtcttctgtcctctgttttcttcttctgtcgtAGACAGAAACTCACAGGGGAAGTACAGGGAGGTTCAAAATGCACCTACTGTTTTCTGTATCATGTGCTTTTTAGTTTGTTGTTTAAAGCTGAAGAGCTCTGCTACCGTGAGTcgatttacattttagggcatttagcagatgcttttgtccaaagtgacttacagtaactcatacatacattcatacgctgatggtggtggctgccagcacatcaggagcagttcgGGGTTTCACTatcttcaacatgcagaccgGGGGAATCAAACCGgtgaccttccgataacaagacgccAGCTCTATATCCTGAATATACAGCATTTCATTTACTAAACGAGTTGATTTCAATAGGGTTTTGTTGCAGCTATAGATTATTGTTGTGATATACAACTATACAACAACTAATGAATGAGTTTTTATTCTACTATGCACTCTTTTCCTGATGGAGACAAATTTTTATACCCTAAAATATCCTTTTAGAAACCTTCCAGGGACCCAATAATGATCAGTTAGCAAAAAAAGTTATAGGCAGCAATTCTTACAAGTGTTAATACAAGTGTGTCTTGAGATTTCTGCTTCAGCTTTTTCGCCTGCCTCGGTCACACAACTCTTGACAAATGCCAGATAGATGCCAGATGAACAGGCAAATCCATTTCAGGTGAATTCCATTTAGCAGTAGGTCACCTTTCAAATGATTGCAAAGACCTTTAGTTGAGAGCAGCAACCAAATGGCAAAGTTCCAGGGCAGCAAAATAAAGGCGCCGTGGTCACAAAGATGCAAATATGTCAGTGTGGCGACGGGAATATCATGAGCACGGGCCTCATGGACCACTGCAGCTGGCGGTCAATGTGAACAGACTGAACTACTGAGTGTGACTGAAGAGCTTGGCGTCAGATGGAAGAgtttataataaaaacaaatgatttcttattttttccccacatgAAGGTTCAACCACAGCTGCCACTTCTCGCTCAGAGGACTCAGTGGCCAAGGCCAGCGGGATCATCCCTGGTAAGTCCCGCTTTGACAAAAATCTGATGTCTTCACCGTCCCTGTGAGACCCTGTGAGACCTGTTTCAGATGTACCTCCCTCAGCTAACCAAGACCACCTGTAACGCTCAGATCAACAAATAAAGGGGGAGTCGGGTTACACCACCGGCAGCTCGGCAGgcttaaaaaggaaaaaaaaaaaacatcagaaggTTATTTTGGCAGATCTTTTCCGAGCATGACTGCAATAACAATGGGCGTCTTGTCATTTTGACCTTACTGTTTGCTGGTTATTTTCATTGGCTGCGtcagaaactgaaaactttcagcaacacacacctctgtctctgtgtgcagtgtttcaGTGACTTCCCAGTTCTGCTTCCTGCTTATTGTCTGAGCCTTGTACGAGAGAACGTTTGCCGCTTGGCGACCTCCCGTCGTGTATAGACGAGGACGTGTCCCTCACATCAGTTGCATCTAGGAAGTGTTTGACTGTGAGAGCGTGCGAATTTGCGACCAAAGTCTAGGAAAAATAATGTCAAGGAGACATTGAGAAAAATAATTTCTGATAACGTTCTGTTTAATTCTTGGACTTTCTGtcgcttttctttctttgtgttagtTGTGACAGCTCTGCCACTGCCTCGTTAGAAAGAAAGCATACCATCTCTCACTAAATCTCCTTCCCTCTGCATCGACTTTTCTTCCGTTGAACATTGTCCCGGGCTGCTTAACTAGCCACAACCTCTCGACTAGAGTGTCGCTGCTGGAAACGAATGATAGCGAGATGCCATCGAGGGCATAACATTATCTAGCAGCCCGGTGGCTTCAGTGCACGGATAACAAAATCAGGATGCATTTGGGGaaattaagtgtgttttttgtctcgAGTAATCAAATGATTTCTCCCccctgcagaaaacacaccatGCAGTGACACTGCCGTGTATCAGCATATGCCCAGCTGtgttttaacatgtgaaaataaatgtgtgttttcttacagCTGCAATTGCTGCCACCCTGTTCATCGCCTTCATACTTGCTCTCTACACTGTCCTCTGGAGGTGCATGGTGTCGCCACCACAGCGGTAAAGATCAGACACAAGCCCTAACTTGACTTTTGCCGGAGCTTCGGTTTTGGTATTTGCTGACGCAGCGATCATGCAAACTGCCACCGCTGGGCCCGGCTTTGAGCGTCACATGTCTGCAACTTAAATTGTGTAAATGATTTATTGCAGTTGTCGCTGTAACCACactccttttgtgttttatccCTTTCAGAAAGCACAGCAGGGTGAGAATGAGAGGACAGCCGAGGGTTTCTGTGTGAAGACTGGAGTCTGTTCAGCAGCTCGTTTTTTGGGTCTTAGTGGCGCGGAATAAAAAATCCGAGAGCAGACTTTTGCTCCCGGTCTTGGTTGAAGCACTGGAGTGACAATATGCCGCAGGGGCAGATCCCCCTGATAGATCCAAAGATCAAACCGCAAAAGAACTGACTCAGCTGAGTTTCCATCAGCTTTACTGTCTGTCGGCGGCTCATGTTGACTCAGAGCTCAATGTTGATGTGAAAAAACGTATTTTGGCAgactgtgctgcttttttttcagttttttccccccctgtgAACTCTGCACTACTGAGGAACAAGGCAGTTCTGGCCACAGCTCGCTCCACTTGCCaataagctgtgtgtgtgtgtgtgtgtgtgtgtgtgtgttatgtttagTTTATGTATATTTTGCATGATTTTTGCATGTCTTGTACATGCACCAAATGGACAgttgtcttttaaaaaatgtcctctTCTCTGGCAGAGTATTTTCTATATCATATGTTTTAAATGACCTAATGACACTGAGTTGCATTTCCATTTGAATCTTAGGTTCTTACAGGAGACCTGTTatgctttcttttgttttttctttccttcagtgtgttacgggctcttgtgcatgtaaaatgtcTCAATAGTTAAAAAAGTCCCAAAGTCTGCGAGAGTGAGAGCTCCagtctcccacagaaaacactgctcctgaaacgcctcaccAGTAGgcccgcctttaattctgtgactttgtgacatcacacatttgcatagtTTATGCAAATATTCATGCTGGAACTGAAGcaaactggaagctgaaaacaaaacagagcccACTGTAGACatagtgctggctcaggcatgtgcaAGCTGACCAATtggagcagactgggtattcggAAGGTCTAAACCCATTCTAGCAGTAACCCAGAATAAAATCTGGGACATGCAATGCACATTGTCTCCTTTAAGATTTTTTGGGAAAACTCCTAAACATTCCAGGATGTTGATGAAAATTTGCCAAACACCTCCGCTTGAGTCTTTAGTTGACATTTGGTTTGGAAatggattttgattttgtttatatctgtcCTCTGTCGTCTTCCTTGATATCCCCAGGGTTTATTGACTTTACTCAGGATGATGTGACTACTGTGTGACTGCTGACACTCTAATAAACTGTGACTTTTACCTCTGCTGGAGTGTGATTTATGAAGAAATGGTAAGATCAGTCACAATTTGGTGGAACTTCAAATGAGACTcactcacttgtttttttctttgtttcatggTGCATTTCTAACATtgcttaaaggataagtccacccaaaaatgtaaatgtactcaTTACCAACTCACCCTCGTGGATGGAAAGCCAGGTGAAATTTTTCAGTCctcaaaatatttctggagcttcacagcaaaacagtgttgcagtattctcttaaacaacttgtttctaaatgtttaaaagtaaaccaaagtgaaaatgaaacatgaaatggctccatacagctgaTCCAGTGTAATCCATGCCCCTAAAAGCTgagagatcccaaactgatttgagaAGATGTCTAAAGATGAAAACCTTGCTGTAGCTGCTAATCTAGACACGTTAGTGCACACCCCCTCTGACatgggtgcacaagctcgacaGTGTGTCATGAGTGTAATTATTGGCTTTTCAAGTCAATTTGGGGATTTCTGGGCTTCTAGAGTATGAAGCCATTTGatgtttgttcgtttgtttaGCTAATTTTTGATtaatgctccagaaatgttacgTGGATTCTCTGTCACACCTGATTTTCCGCTGGAATGAAGAAAGTGCTATGTCTGGATTTATGCACAAACGGAAATGAACCAGAACAGTCAACAGATTAAGTGTCACTATGAGTGTAATGGCAAAAGATTACCTCATCAATAATATCAGgtcagatatatatataaaagttCACCAGCTGCTGATGCTATGTGGTTTTGTATGCCACACATGTATGTCGCCACACAGGCCGGATAGCCACATCCGGCATAAATGGCCCGAGTCCAGCAGCCCCTTGAGCCGCCCTGCTTGACATGCGTTTTATGATGTGCTATCTGAGCAGAGCCAGTCGCAGCAGCGGTctgacactgtgttgttttaagaACCAGTTGTGCAACTTAGAAAAAATAGACTTGGGTTACAATAACCAAACTGAGTAATGAGAGGGGAATGTGCATCGGTGTCACTGGGAAGAGTGTCGGAAAATTCGGGGTAATTCACCCGAGCAGAGATCCCGTAACTGTTGatttagagagagagatagaaatcatccaaacacatttttggctttGATGAAATGAAGTGCATCTGGattcatgaaaacatcagatcagATAGTTTTGATTTGTAGCCGCCTTTGAGCCAAATATTATATAGCTAGAATTTCTGATTTAATCACAGAAGAAGTGCTGTAATTACAGTCTAAACTTCATATTATTCactttgaa is a window from the Acanthopagrus latus isolate v.2019 chromosome 5, fAcaLat1.1, whole genome shotgun sequence genome containing:
- the sb:cb288 gene encoding uncharacterized protein sb:cb288 isoform X1; the encoded protein is MWKEVKNRSRTVSSSSSNSSKMAEPHLLTGQPLHTVQQRNGSTTAATSRSEDSVAKASGIIPAAIAATLFIAFILALYTVLWRCMVSPPQRKHSRVRMRGQPRVSV
- the sb:cb288 gene encoding uncharacterized protein sb:cb288 isoform X2 — encoded protein: MAEPHLLTGQPLHTVQQRNGSTTAATSRSEDSVAKASGIIPAAIAATLFIAFILALYTVLWRCMVSPPQRKHSRVRMRGQPRVSV
- the ykt6 gene encoding synaptobrevin homolog YKT6 — its product is MKLYSLSILHKGATKANLLKAAYDLSSFSFFQRSSIQEFMTFTSALIVERTTQGSRASVKEQEYLCHVYVRNDNLSAVVIADTEYPQRVCFTLLDKVLEEFSRQVDSIDWPSGNPETINYKALDIHLSKYQNPREADAMTKVQAELDETKIILHNTMESLLERGEKLDDLVQKSEHLGNQSKAFYKTARKQNSCCEIM